AAGATCGTTTTGCAAGTTGTACCAATCAGCAGAACACAAGTATGTGGACCTCTGGCACCGCACCGAAATCATTGCTTTTATCTGAAAAGCAGGACAGATTTATATGGAAGTGGACTGCTGATCATTGCTACACTGCAAAATCTGCGTATCTATGTCAGTTCAATGGAAGAATTCAGTTGCCCCTGTCGGACCTTATTTGGAAGATCAAAATACCGCCTAAAGTAAAAAAAAAATGCCTGGCTTGCTGTTCAAAACAAATGCCTTACGGCTGACAACCTTGCTAACGCAAATGGCCTCACAGCCCAGTCTGCCCCCTATGCAATATTGGAGTTGAATCAGCTGTGCATCTGTTTGGCACTTGCCCTTACGCTGCTGGCATATGGGGTTTCTTTCTGACGAAATATAAATACTCTTTCGACTTGAGGCCTGGATTCAACATGGCTAGCTTGATAGAGTGGTGGTTGCAAACCTTGGAGATACTTCCTGTGCAGCGTCGACAGGAGTTCTCTTCACTTTGCATGACCATATGGTGGATGATCTGGAAAGAGAGGAATGGTAGGATCTTCAACCTGAAGGCCTTCTGAGCACCTGCACTTCAATCTCGGAAGAGAACCGAGCCTGGCTTCATGCAGGAATCGAAGGAGTGAAATGGGTGGGGTAGTCGCCTTTTGACCCTCAGTGAACCTTGTAGCTTGTACTCCTAACCAATAGTGTTTGCCATTTCTCTTCCGTCTTGGTCACTTGACAATGGCCTCTATACCATGTAACCTGTCTTTTTTCCCTCTTAACGAATGAAAAGCAGTGCCTGCTGCATTTCGTCAAAAGCACAACACAATGGTCCGAAAGAGCATGCAACAAAATCTAGGTTCAGGACACCTTGATGAcaaaaactactccctccgtcccataatataagaggcAATCATTTAGGCTATAGAAATCGTGCCTGGACTGAGGCTCCAACGATGATGAAATGCACCTTATAAGAGTTAAAATACGGGACATCATCGCTCTCTTCTTTCAGCTATCAGGACTAACACTTGAATGAATGGAAAACCAATCAACCATATGTACATCAACTGCCATTTGTAGTTCCTgatatgctatgctatgctataAAAACAAAATTGCCTACACAACGGATCTCTTTACACTCTTGGCTAGATTATAGGGCCTACGAGACCAGCTCCAGTTTTTTTAAAATGCATCTTCCTTGCAGCTCCCAGGACTATTTGAATTACAGATGCCACTGGCCACTGCGTTCCTCCTCTCAAGATAGGCAAGACAGACGAACAGATCACAAACTAATCAGATAGCGCCCTTTCCCAAGACAGGCCAGACAGACCAAAGGATCATCACAAACTAAACTTCAGTGATCATTCCACGGAGGAGACAGTGTACATTGTACACCTCACGCCAGACAATGGACAACATAGGCTGCTATTCAGAGTCTGAGTCGATTGCTAGTACCAATCTTGGTCGAACTGACCGTTGCTGCCGAGCCGGTGACAAAGGACCACCAGGTCTCTCCCCAGGCAAGTCATCATCCACAACTGAAGCTGCACACAAGGAATCAAATATTAAGTCTACCTGTGAAAATGTAGAAGTGTAATTATACAAGGGAAATCACTGTGTTCACACCAAATGGAACTATAAGTAACTTACACTAACATGTTAACATTTTGCTAAATAGTTTGATCTAACAACAATAGTAGGAGCAGCAACCATACTCCAATTCTAGTCCCTAAAGGAGTATTTAGAGTGAGTTGTGATGGATGGAGAAATCACAAATAATAAAACTGTAGAAATCAGAAGGGTTAGTTTCTGTGCCTTACCATCTAAAGCTGTTATTTCATCCTCAGGGTTCCTCCTTTTCTGAGACGCTTTCTTGGCAGTAATTAGACTTTCATCAACGCAATTACTTGCAATCGATGCTTGGCTTTTACCAATGCAATTATTATGTCCATGTTCCAGTAGgtttgctgctgctgctactggcTCGTGCAGAGGTTGATGGTTGGCAGTGTTGTTTTGCACTTCGCCTAGATTATTTGTCAACTGTAAGCCAGGATCATCCTGGGGATTTGAAGGATACTGCCAAAATGAGAGTTGTCCCAGATCATCAAAATCTTCACTTAACATAAGATATGAAGCCTCATCTAGACCACCTCCAGGTTGTTCCTCACACGTTCCTTTAGTCTCAGGTGGATTGGGTGGAAATGGATCTCCAGTGTCATCTGCTGAGCTGGAATTCAAAACATTAGGAGACAACACCGTGACGTTATCATCATCAGAGTCGCTCAGAACTATTATATCTTGCTCTCTTGATACTGCAGGGACATGTTCATCTATAGGAGAAGAATCAAGATCATGTACATTGCTCATAGGGTAATCATAGTGTCCTTGTTCCAAATCTTGAGTGTCCTCATGATCATTATTGCTTGTAGGAGTAATAAAGTTTCCATTTTTAAAGTGCTCTGGGTGGTTAATATCAGAAGATTGCATCGAGTTAACATCCCCTCTCTTCGTAATTTCCCACTTGCCGTTGTTGTTTTTTCTAATTCCCAACTTGATACGGGAGCCCAGCTGGTCAGACAGAGACTCCTCTTTAATCTCATGCTTTACAATACTCATGTTGATCTTGGACCCTAAGTTGGTGGCTACAGAGACAGTGCCATCTGGTAAATGCCACCGCGTAAGATCCTTCAGTTCAGCTCCACCCTTAACTCTCCAGGAACCATCAGGCTTGACATCAATTTCAGATACATCATCTTCGCAGTTTTGGATCTGGACCACCAAAATGCAACAGTGTCAGCAAAATAAAGCATAATGGACTAATGTAGACTTGAACATGTACATCATTTCCACTATGAACTCACCAGCGAAGTGATCCGGTTGAAATATGGGTCAATGATTATGTTGTCCAGAGAATAATTCTTCAGGCAAATTGGGCATTGCCACTGCAGACAGGAACATATAGTTTTATTAGGCAAAGAAGGTAAGAGAATAACTGGTCAATTTACGAAAAAAGCCAAACCTTCCGTGAACGTTGATTAAGTTCCACAAAAGCTTCTAAATCAAAGCAACCCATGTGGACACAGGGTTTAAACCTGCCAGCTATCTTAATCCTTGAACCAGTCATCTGTCAAGATAAATTAGCTTTCAGGAAGGCACATATTACAGAACCTAGCATACAAAGACATAATGGCTAACTTTGTGTCAAGGAGTACAAAATATACTATGGATCATACAATACCATATTGCCATTATGGGATTGATGAATAGCATCTGGGTTGACAATTATAATATAAAGTACGTATGATAATTTTCGAAGAATATATTTAAGCGTTGGGTGTCATGGCTCACACATAAAATAATGTCAGGCCATCAGGTGGCAAATGCAATATTCAGTATTCAATGGACATGAGGTCAGATGAAACAGATATATCAGATCAAGTATTAGCAAATATCTACGCACCTAGACATTCTCAGTAATGGGCAAAGTAATTACCGGACATCGGAGATTCACAGAGACCCTGTCAGCCACAACCTCAATATCACTATCACTGTCAGCATTATCTGCCTCAGCTCCACCACCAACACAACGCCGCACACGAGCAAGGGCATGATCAAACTTCTCGCCATCATGTTCCTTCGGCACCAGATTTAGGACCTGCCCATTATCAAATTATAAGAAAGGAACAGAACCGTAAAGCACAGTCCTGGAGTTTGGAAAGAAAAAATATTTTTAACAGCATAGCTCGAGATAAAACAGAAATCCTGGCCAGGAACCAACTGGAATAAGGAACATTCCATCACAGACAATCTTATTTTTGTACTTTTGCGCCATCTTTCATCACATAAAATAGCTATCCTCACGAATACAGTGGAGTTCCACTTGTAGGGACGATCTACAGGTAGTGTGTGCCACCGAATCCAAACAAGCCTGATTGATTGTACTAGCCTGAGGGAAGTAAAGGATACTAAGCAGACTAAGGAGGGGCAGAGGTGGGAACCACCGGCTGATGATCTACTCAAAATAAATGATGATGGAGGTGCTTCACAGGATAATTCAAATGGGGTTTTTGGCTTCATCATCCGAGATAAAAGTGGTCAGGCTGTTGCCGCTGGTGCAGGTAACATACCCTATTTACTGAACCCGTTGCATTCTGAAGCCGTGGCATGTCTGAAGAGTTTGCAAGCTGCACAACAGTTCGGTATGGCGTCGGTGATTGTCGAGACGGATTCCACAACACTCATGCAGGCGATTAAAGGAACGGCCCAGGATCGCTCTGCCATAGGTGTCATCTTCCGAGAGATTAAAGTTCGTGCTCGTTTAAACTTTTCTTTTTTTGAGATTGTTTTTTGCCCAAGGGGCTGTAACAAGGTAGCAGATTCTCTAGCTGCTCACTGTGCACGAATGGGCCATGCATCCTCAGCCTTCTGGCCGGATGGAGCGCCAAACTTTGTTCATGCATTGGTTGCCAGCGACTTGGCTGGCCGTTCTGGTTAATGGAATAGAGAGTATTCCGgctcaaaaaaagaaaagaaaaacattACGAGCATCATAAATTGGGGCATGGTCACTGGTGATCGATTTCAAACGCACCCACCCAGCCAGACAGAAACAACACGTTTTTCTCCCATGGACACTGGTTCGTACTTTCCAttttctttctaccttatctccAACAACCAGGCCACCACTCACTCCATACCTTCGCAAGTAACACAAACGAAGGCTCTGGATCGTTGTCCCCACCGTCACGCCCCTAACCTGCTGCTCCGCTTCCCAATCGCCTCTCGCACTGGGCACCCGCAATATGGATCTATAGATAAACAATTTTCTCGCCGATATGAAAGCACCCACCCACTGCCGCCTCAATGAGGGTCACTCACACCACCATTTGGGAGCTGTGTGCTCCACCCCCTACCGTTCTTGGATCTACTGTGTTTTTTAATTTAGAAGTTGGTTTCATCAAGTTGGATGCGACTAGTTGAGTCAGAAATTGGTATTCCTTTAGTAGGAAGCTACTGCTTTTGTAAGTGAAGTTGGTGTTCACTGGGCTGGGAGTTGGGTGTTCATGGAGTTGAAAGCTCCAG
This region of Triticum urartu cultivar G1812 unplaced genomic scaffold, Tu2.1 TuUngrouped_contig_4834, whole genome shotgun sequence genomic DNA includes:
- the LOC125528383 gene encoding E3 SUMO-protein ligase SIZ2-like, which produces MEPESADAALAGCKDKLKHFRIKELKDVLHLLGLSKQGKKQELVDKILAILSDQQDQVSQLNDLTKKPAVEKETVLKIVDETFRKLHSPANSAAGSPNQIDSGQSVKPKKKLNGSAQKDVKVRCPCGNSMANGSMIKCDNPQCNVWQHVGCVIISEKSAESVPQELPSSFYCDVCRINKADPFWVTINHPLLPTSIAPSKIATDGSYTIQYLEKTFPLSRANREMLQKDEYDIQVWCILLDDQVPFRMQWPLHSDMQINGIQVRVVNRQPTQQLGANGRDDGPVLTEYCKEGPNKIVLSRSDSRMFSLGVRIAKRRSLQEVLNLVPKEHDGEKFDHALARVRRCVGGGAEADNADSDSDIEVVADRVSVNLRCPMTGSRIKIAGRFKPCVHMGCFDLEAFVELNQRSRKWQCPICLKNYSLDNIIIDPYFNRITSLIQNCEDDVSEIDVKPDGSWRVKGGAELKDLTRWHLPDGTVSVATNLGSKINMSIVKHEIKEESLSDQLGSRIKLGIRKNNNGKWEITKRGDVNSMQSSDINHPEHFKNGNFITPTSNNDHEDTQDLEQGHYDYPMSNVHDLDSSPIDEHVPAVSREQDIIVLSDSDDDNVTVLSPNVLNSSSADDTGDPFPPNPPETKGTCEEQPGGGLDEASYLMLSEDFDDLGQLSFWQYPSNPQDDPGLQLTNNLGEVQNNTANHQPLHEPVAAAANLLEHGHNNCIGKSQASIASNCVDESLITAKKASQKRRNPEDEITALDASVVDDDLPGERPGGPLSPARQQRSVRPRLVLAIDSDSE